Proteins from a genomic interval of Helicoverpa zea isolate HzStark_Cry1AcR chromosome 31, ilHelZeax1.1, whole genome shotgun sequence:
- the LOC124644754 gene encoding uncharacterized protein LOC124644754, producing MDRCMNCTIALGRSNSIGRKVLEDEAILTVIRQWRASQPVTSENVVCQACWDLAQDVVLGRRAIDAPTQVGHSSVCLRCGRSLLARRFNHLLRNDSARESAIYNVIREWILPQTVDEASRICHSCWILADRAAVHMSTGPSTSSQSNPPPAQSSVGVSVGQLDENHDNILHEPENVSIQPEQNQGNDDVHEPSVELHSPSAPIVEPVQQHPEPTIVLPDYMRAVETERRCFIEGCQRTERYRVPLATRKMLLNEHKYYVPQNNRLCDIHLVIEAWDFLDSLRSNYLQTFTARHIQDMFTLKETPKERFLNFENIDNMDDHVVHTWIGFTKVQFRQLFDEVPQLIEIRNSSSVLAAYLIKLRSGDSNERLATLFKTSKKTLAKWLCQARDILTEHFVPRHLGLEHITREQIKERNLAIPSALFEGDSRPIAIFDGTYCYIEKSSNYLYQKKTYSLHKYRNLTKPFLMVCTDGYIIDVLGPYPATTSDSDIMRHEFLSGNPLQDFFQNGDVFILDRGFRDSLPLLNQCGYRTYVPATLAQGETQLSTLDANKSRAVTICRWVVEIVNGRFKRDFKLFRQCYFNTASRSLIRDFKVAAALINRFHPPITDRIDCGAIINQINLNMNRHNILGDFIVNNQYNRRRADFETITIHNDNLNDFPQLSYDELILVCLGTYQLKQARSYFGEHLRGNDGFIIEVCREVSSSLLRQLSASNTSWLLRGRIQSRHISRKTYFVYILVDSCRRGRDSILSYYCNCIVGRRTVGCCAHVMCIIWYLSWARFQENIVPPAQFLDDILIIIEDE from the exons ATGGATCGCTGTATGAATTGTACGATTGCGCTTGGTCGCAGTAATTCTATTGGAAGAAAAGTCTTGGAGGATGAGGCGATTTTAACAGTTATTCGTCAGTGGCGTGCATCTCAGCCT GTAACCAGTGAGAACGTTGTATGCCAAGCATGTTGGGACTTGGCCCAAGATGTGGTTCTTGGAAGACGTGCGATTGATGCACCAACCCAAGTTGGCCATTCAAGCGTATGTCTCCGCTGTGGTCGTTCACTCTTAGCCCGGCGGTTCAACCACCTTCTTCGTAATGATTCTGCTCGTGAATCTGCGATATATAATGTGATTAGAGAGTGGATTCTACCACAAACG gtgGACGAGGCAAGTCGTATATGCCATTCCTGTTGGATATTAGCAGACAGAGCTGCTGTTCATATGAGTACAGGTCCTTCGACTTCCTCACAAAGTAACCCACCGCCAGCCCAATCATCAGTTGGTGTTTCTGTTGGACAATTGGATGAAAATCATGACAACATTCTACACGAACCTGAGAATGTTTCCATTCAACCAGAACAAAACCAAGGTAATGATGATGTGCATGAACCCTCAGTGGAACTACATTCACCAAGTGCCCCAATTGTGGAACCAGTACAACAGCACCCTGAACCAACAATTGTATTGCCAGATTATATGCGGGCAGTTGAAACAGAGCGACGGTGCTTCATAGAAGGTTGCCAGAGAACTGAACGATATAGAGTTCCTCTAGCAACGAGAAAAATGTTGCTTAATgagcataaatattatgtaccacAAAATAATCGACTTTGTGATATACATTTAGTAATTGAGGCATGGGACTTCCTTGATAGTTTAAGgagtaattatttacaaacatttactgCAAGACATATCCAAGATATGTTTACACTAAAAGAAACCCCAAAAGAAaggtttttgaattttgaaaatattgataatatgGACGACCATGTTGTGCATACCTGGATCGGGTTTACTAAAGTTCAGTTCCGTCAATTATTTGATGAGGTTCCACAATTGATAGAAATTCGTAATAGTTCTTCAGTTTTAGCAGCCTATCTTATCAAATTAAGAAGTGGGGACTCAAATGAAAGAttagcaacattatttaaaacatctaaGAAAACTTTAGCCAAGTGGCTGTGTCAAGCCCGTGACATATTAACTGAACATTTTGTGCCTCGGCACTTAGGTTTAGAACACATCACTAgagaacaaataaaagaaaggaaCTTAGCCATTCCTAGTGCTTTATTTGAAGGAGATTCTAGGCCCATCGCTATATTTGATGGAACTTACTGTTATATTGAAAAAAGctctaattatttatatcaaaaaaaaacatacagtttGCATAAATATAGGAACTTAACCAAACCTTTTTTAATGGTGTGCACAGATGGTTACATCATTGATGTTTTGGGCCCCTATCCAGCTACCACGTCAGACTCAGATATAATGAGACATGAATTTTTAAGTGGAAACCCACTCCAGGATTTTTTCCAAAATGGTGATGTATTTATACTGGATAGGGGTTTCCGAGATTCATTACCTTTGTTAAACCAATGTGGATATAGGACATACGTGCCTGCTACTTTGGCGCAGGGTGAAACACAGCTGTCAACACTTGACGCAAACAAATCGAGGGCAGTCACCATTTGCCGTTGGGTCGTTGAGATTGTGAACGGTAGGTTTAAAAGAGATTTCAAATTATTCAggcaatgttattttaatacagcctcaagaagtttaataagagaTTTTAAGGTGGCTGCTGCTCTCATAAATAGGTTTCACCCTCCCATAACCGATAGAATAGACTGTGGGGCTATCATTAAtcagattaatttaaatatgaatagacATAACATATTAGgtgattttattgttaacaacCAATATAATAGACGTAGGGCTGATTTTGAAACAATAACTATtcataatgataatttaaatgattttcccCAGTTGTCATATGATGAATTAATTCTTGTATGCTTAGGTACATATCAATTAAAGCAGGCACGGTCCTATTTTGGTGAACATTTGCGGGGAAATGATGGGTTTATAATAGAAGTGTGCAGGGAGGTAAGCAGCAGCCTTCTTCGACAGCTGTCAGCTTCAAATACTTCTTGGTTATTGCGAGGCCGAATACAATCCCGCCATATAAGtcgcaaaacatattttgtttatattttagttgataGCTGTCGAAGAGGACGAGAttcaatattatcatattattgtaattgtattgtagGTAGAAGAACTGTAGGCTGCTGTGCCCATGTAATGTGCATTATATGGTATCTCAGTTGGGCAAGATTCCAAGAAAATATCGTACCCCCTGCACAATTTTTAGATGAcattctaataataattgaagatgaatga